A stretch of Gallaecimonas pentaromativorans DNA encodes these proteins:
- the ald gene encoding alanine dehydrogenase, with product MIIGVPKEIKNHEYRVGMVPASVRELVNHGHQVIVETNAGLGIGFTDEDYQAAGAAIIGSAEEVFAKAEMIVKVKEPLANERARLRDGQLLFTYLHLAPDLAQTEDLVKSGAVCIAYETVTEDKGGLPLLAPMSEVAGRMSIQAGAQALEKSRGGSGLLISGVPGTEPAKVVVIGGGVVGSNAARIAVGMRADVTILDRNIDALRRLDAEFNGRAKVVYSTADALERHVLEADLVIGAVLIPGAAAPKLVTADHIKRMKPGSAIVDVAIDQGGCFETSKATTHADPTYIVDDVVHYCVANMPGAVARTSTFALNNATLPYIIKLANKGYKQALLDDKHLLAGLNVMNGKVTCKEVAEAHGLEYVAPLALLGA from the coding sequence ATGATCATCGGCGTACCAAAAGAAATAAAAAACCACGAATACCGCGTCGGCATGGTGCCCGCTTCCGTACGTGAGCTGGTGAACCACGGCCATCAGGTGATCGTGGAAACCAACGCTGGCCTTGGCATCGGTTTTACCGACGAAGACTACCAAGCCGCTGGCGCCGCCATCATTGGCAGCGCTGAAGAGGTGTTTGCCAAAGCCGAGATGATCGTCAAGGTCAAAGAGCCCCTGGCCAACGAGCGCGCCCGCCTGCGCGACGGCCAACTGCTATTTACCTACCTGCACCTGGCCCCCGACCTGGCCCAGACCGAAGATCTGGTGAAATCTGGCGCCGTGTGTATTGCCTATGAAACCGTCACCGAAGACAAAGGCGGCCTGCCGCTGCTGGCCCCCATGTCTGAAGTGGCTGGCCGTATGTCTATCCAAGCCGGTGCCCAAGCCCTTGAAAAATCCCGTGGCGGCAGTGGCCTGCTGATCTCCGGCGTGCCCGGCACTGAACCTGCCAAAGTGGTAGTGATTGGCGGCGGCGTGGTGGGCTCCAACGCCGCCCGTATCGCCGTTGGCATGCGTGCCGATGTGACCATCCTTGACCGTAACATCGATGCCCTGCGCCGCCTGGACGCCGAGTTCAACGGCCGCGCCAAAGTGGTTTACTCCACAGCCGATGCCCTTGAGCGCCACGTGCTGGAAGCCGACTTGGTGATCGGTGCCGTGCTCATCCCCGGCGCCGCCGCACCCAAGCTGGTCACTGCCGACCACATCAAACGCATGAAGCCCGGTAGCGCCATTGTTGACGTGGCCATCGACCAAGGCGGCTGCTTTGAGACCTCCAAAGCCACCACCCACGCCGACCCAACCTACATCGTTGACGACGTTGTGCATTACTGCGTGGCCAACATGCCTGGCGCCGTAGCCCGTACCTCTACCTTCGCCCTGAACAACGCCACCCTGCCCTACATCATCAAACTGGCCAACAAGGGCTACAAACAAGCCCTGCTGGACGACAAGCACCTGCTGGCTGGTTTGAACGTGATGAACGGCAAGGTCACCTGTAAAGAAGTGGCTGAAGCGCACGGTCTGGAATACGTAGCTCCGCTGGCCCTGCTTGGCGCCTGA
- the serS gene encoding serine--tRNA ligase codes for MLDNKFLRQELEATAERLASRGFKLDVAAIQELEEKRKALQVRTQELQNERNTRSKAIGQAARSGEDIAPLKAAVTQINDELDSVKAELDKVLADWDAITMAIPNLPHESVPVGKDESENVEVRRWGTPREFDFEVKDHVDLGGALNGLSFEDGVKLSGSRFVVMRGELAKLHRALAQFMLDLHTEQHGYLETYVPYLVNEDSLKGTGQLPKFGDDLFNIKPATEERQMLSLIPTAEVPLTNLVRDEIVDAASLPLKFTAHSPCFRSEAGSYGRDTRGLIRMHQFDKVEMVQIVHPDTSFAALDEMTRHAETVLEKLGLPYRTVALCTGDMGFGATKTFDLEVWLPAQNTYREISSCSNVGDFQARRMQARFRNPETNKPELVHTLNGSGLAVGRTLVAVMENYQTADGRIEVPEVLRAYMGGKTHIG; via the coding sequence ATGCTGGATAACAAATTTCTGCGCCAGGAACTCGAAGCGACTGCCGAGCGTCTGGCCTCTCGCGGCTTTAAACTGGATGTGGCCGCCATCCAAGAACTCGAAGAAAAACGCAAAGCCCTGCAGGTGCGCACCCAGGAGCTGCAAAACGAGCGTAACACCCGCTCCAAGGCCATTGGCCAGGCAGCTCGCAGCGGAGAAGACATCGCGCCGCTGAAAGCCGCTGTTACCCAAATCAACGACGAACTGGACAGCGTCAAAGCCGAACTGGACAAAGTGCTGGCCGACTGGGACGCCATCACCATGGCCATTCCCAACCTGCCCCACGAGTCGGTGCCGGTGGGTAAAGACGAAAGCGAAAACGTCGAAGTGCGCCGCTGGGGCACCCCGCGAGAGTTCGATTTTGAGGTCAAAGACCATGTCGATCTCGGCGGCGCCCTGAACGGCCTGTCTTTTGAAGACGGCGTGAAGCTGTCGGGGTCTCGCTTTGTGGTGATGCGCGGCGAGCTGGCCAAGCTGCACCGGGCCCTGGCCCAGTTCATGCTGGATCTTCACACCGAGCAGCACGGTTACCTCGAAACCTACGTGCCTTATCTCGTTAACGAAGACAGCCTCAAAGGCACCGGCCAGCTGCCAAAATTTGGCGACGATCTCTTTAACATCAAACCGGCTACCGAAGAGCGCCAGATGCTGTCGCTTATTCCCACCGCCGAAGTGCCGCTCACCAACCTGGTGCGCGACGAGATAGTTGACGCTGCCAGCCTGCCGCTGAAATTCACCGCCCACAGCCCGTGCTTTCGCTCTGAAGCCGGCTCTTACGGCCGTGACACCCGTGGCCTTATTCGCATGCACCAGTTCGACAAAGTGGAAATGGTGCAAATCGTCCACCCCGACACCTCCTTCGCGGCCCTGGATGAAATGACCCGCCACGCCGAAACCGTGCTGGAAAAACTCGGCCTGCCGTATCGCACCGTGGCCCTTTGCACCGGTGACATGGGCTTTGGCGCCACCAAGACCTTCGATTTGGAAGTGTGGCTGCCGGCGCAAAACACCTACCGCGAGATCTCCAGCTGCTCCAACGTTGGCGACTTCCAGGCCCGCCGCATGCAGGCGCGGTTCCGCAATCCCGAGACCAACAAGCCCGAGCTGGTGCACACCCTCAACGGCTCAGGCCTCGCCGTCGGCCGCACCCTGGTGGCGGTGATGGAAAACTACCAAACTGCCGATGGCCGCATCGAAGTACCCGAAGTACTGCGCGCCTACATGGGCGGCAAGACCCATATCGGTTAA
- the lolA gene encoding outer membrane lipoprotein chaperone LolA: protein MRVVALACLLASSLAVADDATDLKTKLAQYQSFSANFSQKVVDGEGNLAMQATGQMAVERPQKLYWHTQSPDETLLVSDGKTLWLYNPFVEQVTLYSPKEAVGRTPMLLLSSQDPAVWSQFDIKANGQDYDIKPKDEKDAYVTALTVKFSANKVAGLVIHDASGQQNTVTFSDFQSPRAKDDKVSFSFTPPAGVAVDDQR from the coding sequence ATGCGAGTAGTTGCGCTGGCGTGTTTGTTGGCCAGTTCCCTGGCGGTGGCGGACGATGCCACGGATTTAAAAACCAAGCTGGCCCAGTACCAGAGCTTTTCGGCCAACTTTTCCCAAAAAGTGGTGGATGGCGAAGGCAACCTGGCCATGCAGGCCACTGGGCAAATGGCGGTAGAGCGCCCGCAAAAGCTCTATTGGCATACCCAATCGCCCGACGAAACCCTGCTGGTGTCAGACGGCAAAACCCTGTGGCTGTATAACCCCTTCGTGGAGCAGGTGACCCTCTACTCGCCCAAAGAAGCGGTGGGCCGCACCCCCATGCTGCTGCTCTCAAGCCAGGACCCAGCGGTGTGGAGCCAGTTTGATATCAAGGCCAATGGCCAGGATTACGACATCAAACCCAAGGACGAAAAAGACGCCTACGTCACCGCCCTTACCGTGAAATTCAGTGCCAACAAGGTAGCGGGCCTGGTTATTCACGATGCCTCCGGCCAGCAAAACACCGTTACCTTTTCCGATTTTCAGTCGCCCCGCGCCAAGGACGACAAAGTCAGCTTCAGCTTTACCCCACCGGCCGGGGTGGCGGTTGACGATCAGCGATGA
- a CDS encoding replication-associated recombination protein A, with translation MSTLGFDFGDGPVEPLAARMRPKKFDDYVGQQHLVGEGKALRRALEAGKPHSMILWGPPGTGKTTLAELIARYSDAEVERISAVTSGIKDIRAVVERAHSRARKTLLFVDEVHRFNKSQQDAFLPHIEDGTFIFIGATTENPSFELNGALLSRARVYVLKSLENDDISDLIKRALVAPEGLQGISLDDEALDVLTQMAGGDARRALNYLEMLSDMADDGRITKDLIASTLGPEIRRYDKGGDLFYDMISAFHKSVRGSSPDAALYWYCRMLEGGCDPLYVARRLLAIASEDIGNADPKALTIGLNAWDTFTRVGPAEGERAIAQAAVYMACAPKSNAVYTAFKAARRDAKEAGDLPVPVHIRNAPTKLMASLGYGAEYRYAHNEPGAYAAGENFFPPELKDRRYYQPSNRGLEQKIGEKLNYLLDRDRQSPVKRYSDAEGSGTLPED, from the coding sequence ATGAGCACCCTGGGTTTTGATTTTGGGGACGGTCCCGTCGAGCCACTGGCCGCCAGGATGCGCCCCAAAAAGTTTGACGACTACGTCGGCCAGCAGCACCTGGTGGGCGAGGGCAAAGCCCTGCGCCGTGCCCTGGAGGCCGGTAAACCCCACTCGATGATCCTCTGGGGCCCGCCCGGCACCGGTAAAACCACCCTTGCCGAACTCATCGCCCGCTACAGTGACGCCGAAGTCGAACGTATCTCGGCGGTCACCAGCGGCATCAAGGATATTCGCGCCGTGGTGGAACGGGCCCACAGCCGGGCCCGCAAAACCCTGCTGTTTGTGGACGAAGTGCACCGCTTTAACAAAAGCCAGCAAGACGCCTTTTTGCCCCACATCGAAGACGGCACCTTTATCTTTATTGGCGCCACCACCGAGAACCCCTCTTTTGAACTCAACGGCGCTTTGCTGTCCCGGGCCCGGGTCTATGTGCTTAAAAGCCTGGAAAACGACGACATCAGCGATCTGATTAAACGGGCGCTGGTGGCCCCAGAGGGCCTTCAAGGCATCAGCCTTGATGACGAAGCCCTCGACGTGCTTACCCAAATGGCCGGTGGTGATGCCCGCCGGGCATTAAATTATCTCGAAATGCTCTCGGACATGGCCGACGACGGCCGCATCACCAAAGATCTTATCGCCTCCACTCTGGGCCCGGAAATTCGCCGCTATGACAAAGGCGGCGATCTTTTCTACGACATGATTTCGGCTTTCCATAAATCGGTGCGCGGCTCGTCGCCAGACGCCGCCCTGTATTGGTATTGCCGGATGCTGGAAGGGGGCTGTGACCCTTTGTATGTGGCCCGCCGCCTGTTGGCCATTGCCTCAGAAGATATCGGCAACGCCGACCCAAAAGCGCTCACCATCGGCCTTAACGCCTGGGATACCTTTACTCGGGTTGGCCCCGCCGAAGGGGAGCGGGCCATTGCCCAGGCCGCCGTTTATATGGCCTGCGCCCCAAAATCCAACGCCGTGTACACCGCTTTTAAAGCAGCCCGGCGCGACGCCAAAGAAGCGGGCGACTTGCCGGTGCCGGTGCATATTCGTAACGCCCCCACCAAATTGATGGCCTCGCTCGGCTATGGCGCCGAATACCGCTACGCCCACAATGAACCTGGCGCTTACGCGGCCGGCGAGAACTTTTTTCCCCCCGAGCTTAAAGACAGGCGCTACTATCAACCCTCAAACCGCGGCCTTGAGCAGAAGATCGGCGAAAAGCTCAACTATCTGCTGGATAGGGACCGGCAAAGCCCGGTCAAGCGCTACTCGGACGCCGAGGGCTCTGGTACACTGCCCGAAGACTGA
- the lrp gene encoding leucine-responsive transcriptional regulator Lrp — MLPSARKGVKELDRIDRNILKELQNDGRLSNVELSKRVGLSPTPCLERVKRLERQGFIQGYTAIINPRHLGAALLVFVEVTLERTSSEVFDQFNLAVQRLDIIQECHLVSGDFDYLLKTRVADMSAYRELLGETLLRLPGVKETRTYVVMEEVKNVSKVLIDG; from the coding sequence ATGCTGCCTTCTGCTCGAAAAGGGGTCAAAGAACTCGACCGCATCGATCGCAACATATTGAAAGAGCTGCAAAATGATGGCCGCCTTTCCAACGTGGAATTATCCAAGCGAGTAGGGCTGTCGCCAACGCCTTGTTTGGAAAGGGTAAAACGCCTTGAACGGCAAGGCTTTATTCAGGGATACACCGCCATTATAAACCCTCGCCACTTGGGGGCGGCGCTGCTGGTGTTTGTGGAGGTGACCTTGGAGCGCACCTCGTCCGAGGTATTTGACCAGTTCAACCTGGCGGTACAACGGCTCGACATCATTCAGGAGTGCCATCTGGTGTCTGGTGATTTTGACTACCTCTTAAAGACCCGGGTAGCGGATATGTCTGCTTATCGCGAGCTGTTAGGGGAGACCCTGCTAAGGCTGCCGGGGGTGAAGGAAACCCGTACCTATGTGGTGATGGAAGAAGTGAAAAACGTATCCAAGGTACTGATTGATGGGTGA